The sequence below is a genomic window from Micromonospora aurantiaca ATCC 27029.
CGACCAGGTCCTCCAGCGTGACCACGGTGCCGGCCCGCTTGCTCATCCGCACCGGGGCGCCGTCGCGGACCAGGTTGACCAGCTGGCCGATGAGGATCTCCAGGTTGCGCGCCGGGTCGTCGCCGAAGCACGCGGACATCGCCTTCATCCGGCCGATGTAGCCGTGGTGGTCGGCGCCCAGCATGATCACGACCCGGTCGAAGCCGCGCTCCCGCTTGTTCAGGTAGTAGGCGCAGTCGGCGGCGAAGTACGTCCACTCGCCGTTGGACTTGCGCAGCACCCGGTCCTTGTCGTCGCCGAACTCGGTGGTGCGCAGCCAGGTCGCGCCCTCGGACTCGAAGACGTGCCCCTGCTCCCGCAGCCGGTCCAGCGCCGCGTCCAGCGCACCCCCGTCGTGCAGGTCCTTCTCGTTGAAGTAGGTGTCGAACTCCACACCGAAGTCGCGCAGCGAGGACTTGATCTCGGCGAACATCAACTGGACGCCCTCGTTCCGGAACACCTCCTGGGCGGCGTCCTCGGGGAGGTCGAGCACGTCCGGCCGCAGCCGGACCACCTCGGCGGCGATCTCCGCGATGTACGCGCCGCCGTAGCCGTCCTCCGGCGCGGGCTCGCCCTTGGCGGCGGCCAGCAGCGAGCGGGCGAACCGGTCGATCTGCGAGCCGGCGTCGTTGAAGTAGTACTCCGTGCCCACGTCGGCGCCGGTGGCGCGGAGCAGGCGGCTGAGCGCGTCGCCGACGGCCGCCCAGCGGACCCCGCCGATGTGCACCGGGCCGGTCGGGTTCGCCGAGACGAACTCCAGGTTGATCCGCTGGCCGGCGAGCGTGTCGCTGCGCCCGTACGCCGGACCGGCCTCGACGATGACCTTGGCGAGCTGACCGGCGGCGGCCGCGTCGAGGCGGACGTTCAGGAAGCCGGGCCCGGCGATCTCCACCGACTTGATCCCCGGCGCCTTGGCCAGTTCGTCGGCCAGCGCGGTCGCCAGCTCCCGCGGGGGTACGCCCACCTTCTTGCTGAGCTGGAGCGCCAGCGTCGAGGCGTAGTCACCGTGATCGGGATTACGGGGTCGCTCGACGGTGGTCTGCGCGGGCAGCGCGGCGCGGTCCAGTCCCCGCTCGTCGAAGACGGCGTGGGCTGCGGCGAGGACGACCTCGGCGAGTTCTGCGGGAGTCACCGAACCATGTTATCGGGGGTAGACTCGGGCACCGCGGAGGCGACCCAGCATGTGAACCGGCCCCGCGCTCCCCTGACCGACCGACCTGACGAGGCACGATGAGCATCAGCACCCCGGGCGGCCCGGAGCGCCGTCCCACCGTGGTCAGCACCGGCAAGAAGCCGGCCGCCGGCCGGCCCGCGGCTGCCGACAAGCCCGCCGCGAAGGCCGGCTCGGGCAAGGCCGGGGGCGGCAAGGGCACGCCACGGCAGGGCGCCGGGGGCAAGGGCCGCAAGCCGGTCACCCCGGTGAAGGTGAGCCAGGGCCGCTCCTGGGGCCCGATCGCCCTCTTCGTCGCGGTCGGCGTTCTGGCCGTGGGCATCATCGGCGTCGGCGCCTGGGCGGTCTACCAGGGCGGCCAGCCGTGGCAGAAGCGCGCCGAGGCGATCGACGGCATCGTCGACTACCGCGCGAAGGACAAGGACCTGGTCAAGGGCGGCAACCACCAGCCCGGCGCGATCAAGTACGACATCACCCCGCCGGTCGGCGGCCCGCACAACCAGGCGTGGCAGAACTGCATGGGTGACGTCTACGACGCCCCGATCGCCAACGAGCACGCGGTGCACAGCCTGGAGCACGGCACGGTCTGGATCACCTACCGCCCGGACCTGCCCGCCGACCAGGTGGAGAAGCTCCGCAGCAAGGTGCAGGGCAAGGAGAAGCTGATGCTCAGCCCGTTCGAGGGGCTGGACAAGCCGATCTCGCTCCAGGCCTGGGGCTACCAGCTCAAGGTCGACAACGCCGACGACGGCCGGATCGACGACTTCATCAAGACCCTGCGGGTGAACGCCTCCATCGAGGGCCCGAACGCGCTCTGCGACCAGGGCGTCACCGCCACCGGCACCACCCCGCGCGACAACCTCCAGAACACCATGCCCCAGCAGCCCACCCAGTAAGGACGCCGCGATGACCGCTCCGGTGACCACCGACAGCGAGACCGACGAGGCTCCGGCCGCCGACCAGGGCGGCCGGGGCGCGGTGCGCCGTTACGGCCTGCTGGCCGTGGCCGCCGCCCTCGTGGTCGGGCTGGTCCTCGGGTACGCGGGCGGCCTGCTCACCCCGACGCTCACCCGTCCGGGTGAGAACTCGGCGGAGGCCGGGTTCGCCCGGGACATGACCGCCCACCACAACCAGGCCGTCGCGATGGGTCTGCTGGCGTTCGGCCAGGGCCAGGACCCGGAGGTACGCCAGGTCGGCGTGGACATCGCCACCGGCCAGCAGGGCGAGATCGGCACCATGCAGACCTGGCTGCGCTCCTGGAAGCTGGACCCGACCGGTGACCAGGCCCCGATGGCGTGGATGCCGGACGGCGGCGGGTTGGTCAAGAACGGCCTGATGCCGGGCATGGCGACGCCGGAGGAGATGGCGAAGCTGCGCGCGGCGAGCGGCCGCGAGTTCGACGTGCTCTTTCTCCAGATGATGATCCGCCACCACATCGGTGGGGTGCACATGATCGACGGCATCCTCGACGAGGGGCACGACGACGACGTGCTGGCGGTCGCCCAGACGATGAAGAACACCCAGCAGAACGACCTGACCAACCTGGGCGCGGCGCTGAAGCGCCTGGGCGGCACCCCGTAACCACCCGCCCCACCCGATCCACCGAGGCCCGGTCCCCCTCCCAGGGGCACCGGGCCTCACCGTCTCCGCGCTCCCCCGCCCCGCCCCCGCCCCGCCCCGCCCCGCCGCGCCGCGCCGCGCCGCGCCGGCGATCTTGCAGTTGCTGCCCCGGTGATGCCGGATTCACCCCGTTATCGGAGGGCGGCAAGTGCAAGATCGCGGGGACGGGGGCGGCGGGGTCGCGCCAGGAGATCTTGGTACGGAAGGGCCCCCAGGAGGGCCGTTTCGTACCAGGATCTCGAACTCGGGAGCCTCAGGGCTGCCCGGAATGTTCTGTATGGGTGTTTGTAACGGTTTGGGGTTAACGGGTCATTGTGGAGGTTGGAGAGTTTTCTACCCACATATCGTGACCAGTTGCGATTCGGGCTCGTTGCCCAAGACGTGGGGGTTGCACTCAGAGACGCAGGGCGGTCGGTGACCAGCTGGTGCCGACGCCACACCATCGGCGGTGACGGAGCGGTGGCAGCCGTCCGTCGCGGACTGCGGCAGGGCGAGCCGGGAACGCTCAGCCGCGAACAGGAACTCGAACTCATCGACGTGCTCCGGGGGGTCCACCCCGACAAGTTCGGCCTCGACGAGGAGCTCTGGACACGACAGAGCCTGACCGCCCTCATCGAGCGCCGGTTCGGGCTGGCGATGGACGCCGGCACCGTCGGGGCGTACCTCCGGGCCTGGGGTCTGGGGCCGCGCGAGCCGCGCGAGCGGGCCTGCGGCCTGTGCGTCGGCGCGGTCGAGCGCTGGGTACGCAGCGAGTACCCGGCGATCACGCGGGCGGCCCAGGAGCACGCCGCGGAGGTCTACTGGATCGGCCGGGTACGCCTGCGCGGCACCATGCCCGCCGCCGACGTGGTGTCGGCGGTCTCCTCGCGGGGACGGGTGCGGTTCATGGTCACGACGCCGTCGGTGGATCCGCCACTGCCCCGGGACTTCGTGCTGCGGCTCAGCGGCGCCGAGGAACGCACCGTGCACCTGATCGTGGACGGCTCGTGGCCGCGCAACGAGTGGCCCCGCCGGCTGCCCCGCCGGGTCGTGCTGCACCCGCTGCCGAGCTGCGGTCGCGCCGTCGCCGCCGCCTGATCCGACGAAGATCGACTCGCGGGGGTACCGATTCGGTGATCCGGGAGGGGGTTTGCTACTCTTCTCGGGTCGCTGAGCCCCCGTAGCTCAGGGGATAGAGCACCGCCCTCCGGAGGCGGGAGCGCAGGTTCGAATCCTGCCGGGGGCACACTTGCTAAGAAATCGCACCAAGAGACCTTCACGAGCCCGACAGCCGCCCTGGCTGCCGGGCTCGTTCCGTTTCCGGGCGATCCCTCGGCTGGCCGGGCGCGCCGGCTTCCTTGACCACCGACCCACTGCTTTACTACGTTACTAGTAAAGCAGTGAGGAGCACCGTGTTCGTCTTCCGGCTCGACACCCACTCCGGCGTGCCGCCCTACCTGCAACTCGTCCAGCAGGTCCGGCAGGCGGTGCTGCTGGGCTTCCTCCAGCCCGGTGACCGCCTCCCGCTCATCCGCGAGGTGGTCGAGGACCTGGCGATCAACCCGAACACCGTCGCCAAGGCGTACCGGCAGATGGAGCAGGAGAACCTGGTCACCGGCCGGCCCGGCCAGGGCACGTTCGTCAACGCACAGCAGTCGGCCGTGATGTCGGCGTCGACGTACACGTCGCTGCGCCGCGGCCTGGAGACCTGGTTGCGCCGCGCCTACGCGGCCGGCCTCGACGAACAGGCGGTCGACGCGCTCTTCACCTCCGTCCACCAGCAGACGAGGAACGAGGACGTGGCGTGACAGCGACCGGGTTCGCGCTGCGCACCGACGGTGTGGGCAAGCGGTACCGGAAGGGCTGGGCGCTGCGCGACTGCACCCTGGCGCTGCCGGCGGGCGGCGTGATCGCCCTGGTCGGGCCGAACGGCGCGGGCAAGACCACGCTGCTGCGCCTGGTCGTCGGGTTGCTGGCACCGAGCACCGGCACGGTGGAGGTCCTCGGCCGGGACGTCACTGCGAGCACCCCGCAGACGCTGTCCCGGATCGGGTTCCTGGCCCAGGACCACCCGCTGTACAAGCGCTTCACAGTCGCCGAGATGCTCCGCTTCGGCCGGGCCTGCAACCTCCGCTTCGACCAGGGGTTGGCCGAGCGCCGGCTGGCGAAGCTGGGCATCCCGCTCGACCGCAGGGCCGGCACGCTCTCCGGCGGGCAGCAGGCCCAGGTCGCGTTGGCCCTGGCGCTGGCGAAGCGGCCGGACCTGCTCGTCCTCGACGAGCCGGTGGCCAGCCTCGACCCGCTGGCCCGGCACGAGTTCCTCCAGGTCCTCATGGGCGCGGTGGCCGAGGGCGGGGTGACCGTCCTGTTCTCCTCCCACGTCGTGCACGAGCTGGAGCGCGTCTGCGACCACCTGGTCGTGCTCAACCAGGGCCGGGTCACGCTCACCGGTGACATCGACACCCTCCTCGCCGAGCACCGGCTGCTCGTCGGCCCGCGCACGGCCGACGACCTCGACCGGGCCGGCACCGTCGTGGAGGCCGTCCACAGCGACAGGCACACGACCCTGCTGGTACGCGACGGCGGGCTCCCGGCCGCGCCCGGATGGCAGGCCCAGCCGGTCGCGCTTGAGGATCTGGTGCTGGCGTACCTGCGCCGGCCGTCCGAGCCGGGCGCCGCGGTCACCTCGGGGGTGCCGGCGTGACGTGGTTGATCTGGCGCCAGCACCGGACCGAGGTCTGCGTCCTGGGTCTGCTCGTCGGCGTGTTCGGCGTCGCCCTGCTCGTTCTCGGGACGCAGGCCCACGACCTGTTCCCCGGCGGTCCCGCCCGGTGCGCGGGACAGGCCGGCGTCGACACGGCCTGCACGGCCTCCTTCCGCCGGCTCGACGAGGAGTACGGGTACGTCGAGAACCTCCTGGCGGCCTTCTACCTGGTCCCCGTCGTCATCGGCGCGTTCCTCGGCGCACCGCTGCTGGCGCGCGAACTGGAGGACGGCACCTGGCAGCTCGCCTGGACGCAGGCCGTGCCGCGGATGCGCTGGCTGGCGGCAAAGCTCGCGGCACTGGCCGGCGTCACCGTCGCGCTCACCGGGGTGTTCACAGCGGTGCTCACCTGGTTCCGTCAGCCGTTCGACGCGTGGGAGGGGCGGTTCCAGTACGACGCATTCGACCTGGAGGGACTCGTTCCGGTGGCGTACGCGCTGTTCGCGTTCGGCGTCGCCACCGCCGCGGGGGCGATCCTGCGGCGCAGCCTGCCCGCGTTCGGCGTCGCGTTCGGGGCGTTCCTCGCCGCCCGGATGTCGGTGGGGCTGTTGGCCCGTCCCGCGTACGCCACGCCGCTCACCACCATGGAGCCGGTCCCCGCCGGCGGTTCGACGGACCGGGCGGGGCACCTGCCGGGCGTCGCCGACTGGGTGATCGAGCGCGGCTACGCCGACGCCACCGGGCGGCGGCTGAGCGGGGCCGAGTACGCCGAGCTGACGGACGCCGCCGACCGGGCCGGCACCAACCTCAACCAGTTCCTGCACGCGCGCGGCGTCCAGCAGTTCGGGGTCTACCACCCGGCGGACCGGTTCTGGACGTTCCAGCTCATCGAGGCGGCAGTGTTCGTCACCGTCGCGGCGATCCTGGTCGGTGTGGTGGTGTGGCGGGTCCGGCGCCGCGTCATCTAGCGGCCCGCACCGGAGATCCGGAGCCGCCCTCACCTTTGTCCCCCGATTCGGGGATGAGCAGGTCGTGAGCTGGCTAACCTCGCGGTGAACGGGTCGAAACCCAGCACCTGCGAAGGTGAGCCAGTTGCCCGAGACGCCGTTGACCAACCGTCCCAAGATGCACACCGGCGTACCCTCGTCGCTCACCACTGCGCAGCGGTGGGTCCTGCGCGGCGTCGCCGTCGCGGACGCCCCCTGCGGCCTGTGGTTCCTCGAAGCGGTGGCCGTTCGCACCGGCACCACGCCGGACGAGCCGGTCGACGCGACGGTGGAGGAGCTGATCGCGCGCGGGTTCCTCGTCGACACCGCGGCCGGGCTGCGACTGGCCTCGATCGCGCTGCGCGACGACGTCCTGCGGGACACGCCGGCCTCGGTGCGCCAGGCGCTGCGCGAGGCGGCCGCCGAGGTGCTCGCCGACGCCGGACGCCCGGCCCAGGCCGCCCGGCAGCTCCTGCGGGTCCTGCCGGCGGTGAGCCGGTCCGCCCGGGCGCTCGCCACGCGGCTGGCGGCCGACCCGGCGGTCGGACCCAGCCTCGCCGCGGACCTGCTGCTGGCCGCCCCGGCACCGGGCCCGGCCGACGAGCGCCTGGCCTGGCTGGTCGACGTCGCCGACAACCTCTACCTGGCCGGCCGGGTGGACGAGACGCTGCGCATGCTGCACCGGGAGGTCGCCGCCGACAGGTACGGGCCACGGCAGCGGGCGATGCTGCTCGGGCGGCTCGGGGCCTACTACGCGACACAGCGCCCCTCGCTGTCCCTGACGTACCTCGGGCGGGCGCTGAACCAGGAGCTGGACGCCGCCGGGCGGAGCTGGACGCTCACCATGCTGGCGTCGCTGGCGGCCCGGTTCGGGCATCCCGACGCCGCCGAGCTGGTGGCGGCGGCGGAGCGGGCGCACGAGCGCAGCCCCTCCCCCGGCGGCGGCATCCGGCTGGCCCTGGCGAACGCGTCCCGGGCCACCGCCACCGGCGACCTGCCCCGCGCCGCGCGGATCCTGCGGGAGGTGGACGCGGGCGAGCCGGCTGCCCGTACCCAGGCGATCTTCCTGCGCGTCGACCGGGTGGCGAACCAGATCGCGCTCGGCCGGTACGTCGACGCGGCGACCGCGCTCGACGGCGTCGCCGGGGAGATCGACACGCTGGGCGCGGTGGCGCAGCCGCTGGTGACCGCGCTGGACTGCGTCCTGCGGCTGAGCACCGGCGAGCTGGCCGAGGCCGAGGCGCGGGCCCGCCTCGCGTTGTCCGAACGCGGTGTCGCCCTGCCGGCGCAGGCCCGGGTGGACCTGCTCGCCACGGTCGTGGAGGTGCTGCTGCGCCGGGGTGAGGTGGCCGCGGCCCGGAAGCTGCTGGCGGACGAACGCCCCACGGTGGGCTGGCCCGACGACATGCAGTGGTTCCGTCTGGGCTGCGCCGCCGCGGGCGACCCGGAACCGGGCCGGCACGCCGCGCTCCTGGGGGCCGCGTTCGCCATGCCGGACCGCTCGATGGCTCCCCTGCTGCTGGTGCCGCACCACGGCCCGCGGCTGGTCCGCGCAGCGCTGGCGCTGGGTGACCGGCAGCGGGCCGAGATCCTCGCCGACCACCTGAAGCGGGCCGCCGGGATGGCGAACAACGCGCTCTGGCGCGGGGTGGCGCACCAGGTCGACGGGCTGCTGACCGATGATCCGCCGGCGCTGCGCGCGGCGGTACGGCTGCTCCGCACCACCTCCGCCCGGCCGGCCCTGGCCGACGCGCTGCACGACCTGGCGCGGTCGCCCGGGCTGCCGCCGGCGGAGGCGCCCGGCCTGCTCGCCGAGTGCGCCGCGATGTACACCCGGATGGGTGCCGGCGTCGCCGGGGACGGGACGCCGGAGCCCGACGGCACGACGGGAGACGACGCCAGCCGCCGGGCCGTGGCCGCGCTGACCCCCGCCGAGGTACGGGTGGCCGAACTGCTCGCGGTCGGCATGACGAAGCAGGAGGCGGCCCGGGACCTGTTCGTCTCGTTCCACACCGTCGACACCCACCTGCGTTCGATCTACGCGAAGCTCGGCGTCCACAACCGGGTGGAGCTGGCGCTGGTCTGGGAGTCGCGGGACGAAGGTTGAGGAATGCGGCGCGGAGCGCGGACACCACAGGGTCGCGGCGTCCGCGCTCAGCACCGCGTTCTCAGTGCCGTTGCAGCGGGCTCTTCGTCTTCGGAAGGGCCTCGATCAGCTCGCGTGGCACGTTGATCGTGTCCGCGACCACCTCCGGCGGGACGTTGGCCAGCCACTGGGCGAGCGACACGTCCTCGAACTTCGCGGTCCGGAACAGCTCCAGGT
It includes:
- the argS gene encoding arginine--tRNA ligase, which translates into the protein MTPAELAEVVLAAAHAVFDERGLDRAALPAQTTVERPRNPDHGDYASTLALQLSKKVGVPPRELATALADELAKAPGIKSVEIAGPGFLNVRLDAAAAGQLAKVIVEAGPAYGRSDTLAGQRINLEFVSANPTGPVHIGGVRWAAVGDALSRLLRATGADVGTEYYFNDAGSQIDRFARSLLAAAKGEPAPEDGYGGAYIAEIAAEVVRLRPDVLDLPEDAAQEVFRNEGVQLMFAEIKSSLRDFGVEFDTYFNEKDLHDGGALDAALDRLREQGHVFESEGATWLRTTEFGDDKDRVLRKSNGEWTYFAADCAYYLNKRERGFDRVVIMLGADHHGYIGRMKAMSACFGDDPARNLEILIGQLVNLVRDGAPVRMSKRAGTVVTLEDLVDAIGVDAARYALARYSADSPIDIDVELWTRAKNDNPVYYVQYVAARTAGVARNAAEIGLTRGDAAAFQPELLGHDKENELLKALAEFPAVVATAAELREPHRVARYLEESVAQAYHRFYDNCRIAPQGDEEITDTHRARLWLNDATRVVIANGLHLLGVSAPERM
- a CDS encoding DUF3105 domain-containing protein produces the protein MSISTPGGPERRPTVVSTGKKPAAGRPAAADKPAAKAGSGKAGGGKGTPRQGAGGKGRKPVTPVKVSQGRSWGPIALFVAVGVLAVGIIGVGAWAVYQGGQPWQKRAEAIDGIVDYRAKDKDLVKGGNHQPGAIKYDITPPVGGPHNQAWQNCMGDVYDAPIANEHAVHSLEHGTVWITYRPDLPADQVEKLRSKVQGKEKLMLSPFEGLDKPISLQAWGYQLKVDNADDGRIDDFIKTLRVNASIEGPNALCDQGVTATGTTPRDNLQNTMPQQPTQ
- a CDS encoding DUF305 domain-containing protein; this translates as MTAPVTTDSETDEAPAADQGGRGAVRRYGLLAVAAALVVGLVLGYAGGLLTPTLTRPGENSAEAGFARDMTAHHNQAVAMGLLAFGQGQDPEVRQVGVDIATGQQGEIGTMQTWLRSWKLDPTGDQAPMAWMPDGGGLVKNGLMPGMATPEEMAKLRAASGREFDVLFLQMMIRHHIGGVHMIDGILDEGHDDDVLAVAQTMKNTQQNDLTNLGAALKRLGGTP
- a CDS encoding winged helix-turn-helix domain-containing protein encodes the protein MGVALRDAGRSVTSWCRRHTIGGDGAVAAVRRGLRQGEPGTLSREQELELIDVLRGVHPDKFGLDEELWTRQSLTALIERRFGLAMDAGTVGAYLRAWGLGPREPRERACGLCVGAVERWVRSEYPAITRAAQEHAAEVYWIGRVRLRGTMPAADVVSAVSSRGRVRFMVTTPSVDPPLPRDFVLRLSGAEERTVHLIVDGSWPRNEWPRRLPRRVVLHPLPSCGRAVAAA
- a CDS encoding GntR family transcriptional regulator; translation: MFVFRLDTHSGVPPYLQLVQQVRQAVLLGFLQPGDRLPLIREVVEDLAINPNTVAKAYRQMEQENLVTGRPGQGTFVNAQQSAVMSASTYTSLRRGLETWLRRAYAAGLDEQAVDALFTSVHQQTRNEDVA
- a CDS encoding ABC transporter ATP-binding protein; translated protein: MTATGFALRTDGVGKRYRKGWALRDCTLALPAGGVIALVGPNGAGKTTLLRLVVGLLAPSTGTVEVLGRDVTASTPQTLSRIGFLAQDHPLYKRFTVAEMLRFGRACNLRFDQGLAERRLAKLGIPLDRRAGTLSGGQQAQVALALALAKRPDLLVLDEPVASLDPLARHEFLQVLMGAVAEGGVTVLFSSHVVHELERVCDHLVVLNQGRVTLTGDIDTLLAEHRLLVGPRTADDLDRAGTVVEAVHSDRHTTLLVRDGGLPAAPGWQAQPVALEDLVLAYLRRPSEPGAAVTSGVPA
- a CDS encoding ABC transporter permease subunit, translating into MTWLIWRQHRTEVCVLGLLVGVFGVALLVLGTQAHDLFPGGPARCAGQAGVDTACTASFRRLDEEYGYVENLLAAFYLVPVVIGAFLGAPLLARELEDGTWQLAWTQAVPRMRWLAAKLAALAGVTVALTGVFTAVLTWFRQPFDAWEGRFQYDAFDLEGLVPVAYALFAFGVATAAGAILRRSLPAFGVAFGAFLAARMSVGLLARPAYATPLTTMEPVPAGGSTDRAGHLPGVADWVIERGYADATGRRLSGAEYAELTDAADRAGTNLNQFLHARGVQQFGVYHPADRFWTFQLIEAAVFVTVAAILVGVVVWRVRRRVI
- a CDS encoding helix-turn-helix domain-containing protein; its protein translation is MSQLPETPLTNRPKMHTGVPSSLTTAQRWVLRGVAVADAPCGLWFLEAVAVRTGTTPDEPVDATVEELIARGFLVDTAAGLRLASIALRDDVLRDTPASVRQALREAAAEVLADAGRPAQAARQLLRVLPAVSRSARALATRLAADPAVGPSLAADLLLAAPAPGPADERLAWLVDVADNLYLAGRVDETLRMLHREVAADRYGPRQRAMLLGRLGAYYATQRPSLSLTYLGRALNQELDAAGRSWTLTMLASLAARFGHPDAAELVAAAERAHERSPSPGGGIRLALANASRATATGDLPRAARILREVDAGEPAARTQAIFLRVDRVANQIALGRYVDAATALDGVAGEIDTLGAVAQPLVTALDCVLRLSTGELAEAEARARLALSERGVALPAQARVDLLATVVEVLLRRGEVAAARKLLADERPTVGWPDDMQWFRLGCAAAGDPEPGRHAALLGAAFAMPDRSMAPLLLVPHHGPRLVRAALALGDRQRAEILADHLKRAAGMANNALWRGVAHQVDGLLTDDPPALRAAVRLLRTTSARPALADALHDLARSPGLPPAEAPGLLAECAAMYTRMGAGVAGDGTPEPDGTTGDDASRRAVAALTPAEVRVAELLAVGMTKQEAARDLFVSFHTVDTHLRSIYAKLGVHNRVELALVWESRDEG